The following coding sequences lie in one Fimbriiglobus ruber genomic window:
- a CDS encoding transposase codes for MGVYTRLSPRVIPNEVFAAAAEHCQTVFAFGDAVVCTAAMLWTVLVWAAARTASLSRAVHRLYPGTHDQTFWNLLRVHLPRQVPALERRLNRLLRLPALLPRLAGRAVTLAVDYHAIPYYGAPKKSARQLRRGKPDRGTTKFHTYATVCVVVAGWRYTLALTWVRAKETPTDVLERLWAEVAASGIVCKTALLDRYFFTVPVMAWLQDHNLPFIIPVVMRGRKPKRGRKAKGMRACRNWKAGSYPYTHRAGKDAVDIRLVVTYKSYRRHRTKTRHTKKLFFATWKVRLSPVDVRETYRTRFGIEASYRQLNHSRARTSSRDPLYRLLLVGLSLFLRNVWQWLVGTARPSKTHGRKANRPVAASTPPRYQDILDDFSEYLFQQSQHPNPPSHAS; via the coding sequence ATGGGAGTGTATACCCGGTTGTCGCCTCGTGTCATCCCCAACGAGGTGTTCGCGGCCGCCGCCGAGCATTGCCAAACCGTTTTCGCGTTCGGTGATGCGGTGGTCTGCACGGCCGCCATGCTCTGGACGGTCCTGGTGTGGGCGGCGGCTCGCACCGCGTCGTTATCCCGTGCCGTCCACCGACTGTACCCCGGAACCCACGACCAGACGTTCTGGAACCTCCTCCGGGTCCACCTGCCCCGGCAGGTACCGGCTCTCGAACGACGACTCAACCGGTTGCTTCGGCTCCCCGCCCTGTTGCCCCGATTGGCCGGTCGGGCGGTCACCCTGGCGGTCGATTACCATGCCATCCCGTACTACGGCGCCCCAAAAAAAAGTGCCCGCCAACTCCGCCGCGGCAAACCCGACCGCGGGACCACCAAGTTCCATACGTATGCCACCGTGTGTGTCGTCGTCGCCGGTTGGCGGTACACGTTGGCCCTGACCTGGGTCCGCGCCAAGGAGACGCCGACCGACGTTCTCGAGCGCCTGTGGGCCGAGGTGGCGGCCAGCGGGATTGTGTGCAAGACGGCTCTCCTCGACCGCTACTTCTTCACCGTGCCGGTGATGGCGTGGCTCCAGGATCACAATCTCCCGTTCATCATCCCGGTGGTCATGCGGGGCCGCAAACCCAAGCGGGGCCGCAAGGCCAAGGGGATGCGCGCGTGCCGGAACTGGAAGGCGGGCTCGTACCCGTACACCCACCGGGCGGGGAAGGACGCGGTCGACATCCGGTTGGTCGTGACGTACAAGTCGTATCGCCGCCACCGCACGAAGACGCGGCACACGAAGAAGCTGTTCTTCGCGACCTGGAAGGTGCGATTGTCTCCGGTCGATGTCCGCGAGACGTATCGGACGCGGTTCGGGATCGAAGCCAGCTACCGCCAGTTGAACCACTCCCGGGCTCGGACCTCCTCACGGGATCCACTGTACCGGTTGTTGCTGGTCGGGCTGTCGCTGTTCTTGCGGAACGTGTGGCAATGGCTGGTCGGGACCGCCCGTCCGTCAAAGACGCATGGCCGGAAGGCAAACCGACCGGTCGCGGCATCCACACCCCCGCGGTATCAGGATATCCTCGATGACTTCAGCGAGTACCTGTTCCAGCAGTCGCAACATCCAAACCCACCATCACATGCGTCGTGA
- a CDS encoding epoxide hydrolase family protein: MAAISLTLRRRSNLTASVAGVFGFALLVATGCAPAITPFDPDLPVSSPLSEPPAEANDDKAVRPFQINIPEVALVDLRRRLAATRWPDRETVIDQSQGVQLAKIQELVRYWGSDYNWRKAEAKLNTLPQFVTTIDGIDIQFAHVRSRHPNAMPLIMTHGWPGSIFELLKVIGPLTDPTAYGGRAEDAFDLVLPSLPGYGFSGKPRGTGWDPEHVGRAWHSLMTERLGYKNYVSQGGDWGAIVSHAMARQAPSGLLGIHVNMPATVPPDVAKALSNGDPAPSSLSDVEKAAYVSLDSFYKKGTGYSAMMVTRPQTLGYGLSDSPAGLAAWIYDKFASWTYSNGEPERALTRDEMLDDITLYWLTNTGNTSSRLYWENHGNVFNAVDITIPVAVTIFPGEIYRAPRSWGEKNYRKLIYWHEVDKGGHFAAWEQPALFADEIRNAFRPLR; the protein is encoded by the coding sequence TCTCCCCGTCAGCAGCCCGCTTTCCGAGCCACCTGCTGAAGCGAACGATGACAAAGCTGTCCGGCCATTCCAGATCAACATCCCGGAAGTGGCACTGGTCGATCTGCGCCGACGTCTGGCAGCGACTCGATGGCCGGACCGGGAGACGGTTATCGATCAGTCTCAGGGAGTGCAACTGGCGAAAATCCAAGAACTCGTGCGATACTGGGGGTCGGACTACAACTGGCGGAAGGCGGAGGCGAAGCTGAACACCTTACCGCAGTTCGTAACGACGATCGATGGGATCGATATACAGTTCGCTCATGTCCGCTCCCGCCATCCGAATGCCATGCCTCTCATCATGACCCATGGCTGGCCAGGCTCGATTTTTGAACTCCTAAAGGTCATCGGTCCGCTTACCGATCCGACGGCATATGGCGGTCGTGCAGAGGACGCCTTTGATCTCGTTTTGCCATCGCTCCCGGGTTACGGATTCTCGGGGAAGCCGCGAGGCACCGGCTGGGACCCCGAGCATGTGGGGCGTGCCTGGCACTCGCTGATGACGGAACGCCTCGGGTATAAGAACTACGTGTCCCAGGGCGGAGACTGGGGCGCAATCGTTTCGCACGCAATGGCGCGTCAAGCCCCATCGGGATTGTTGGGTATCCACGTCAACATGCCGGCGACGGTGCCTCCGGATGTCGCAAAGGCGCTGAGCAACGGCGATCCCGCGCCTTCGAGTTTGTCCGATGTGGAAAAAGCCGCGTACGTTTCTCTCGACAGCTTCTACAAGAAAGGGACGGGTTATTCAGCCATGATGGTTACCCGGCCGCAAACCCTGGGCTATGGGCTTTCGGATTCACCGGCTGGTCTGGCCGCGTGGATTTACGACAAGTTTGCCTCGTGGACGTATAGCAATGGCGAACCTGAGCGGGCTCTCACGAGGGATGAGATGCTGGACGACATCACCCTTTACTGGCTCACGAACACGGGGAACACGTCTTCACGCCTTTATTGGGAAAATCACGGCAACGTTTTCAACGCCGTGGACATCACGATCCCGGTTGCGGTGACCATCTTTCCGGGCGAGATCTATCGGGCACCGCGAAGCTGGGGTGAAAAGAATTACCGCAAGCTCATCTATTGGCACGAGGTCGACAAAGGCGGTCACTTCGCGGCATGGGAGCAACCGGCGCTCTTTGCTGACGAGATCCGAAATGCCTTCCGCCCGCTGAGATAA